In the Gossypium raimondii isolate GPD5lz chromosome 9, ASM2569854v1, whole genome shotgun sequence genome, one interval contains:
- the LOC105800504 gene encoding leucine-rich repeat receptor-like serine/threonine-protein kinase At2g14510, with translation MSTPSFLLSLSFLFLSFLSISLSQQPPKGYLIDCGATSKTAIDDREWLPDEDFISTGSSKNLTVPRLIPTFSTVRSFPLQNNLRRKFCYTARVYKGARYLIRTAYYYGGVNGVNFPSPPVFDQIVDGTFWRVVNTTEDYRKGSTSSYEAVFEAKGTTMSVCIASNTYTESDPFISSLEMLLLGDSLYNTTNFDSYALSLVARHSFGHNRSVISYPDDLFDRYWEPYAENVSVIASNNTPSVSGFWNIPPSKIFESALSTDQLEPLELRWPPLSLPNSTYYIALYFADHRDSMLSGSRVLHIHINEVRYISNLEVTSAGAAVFATRWPLEGQTKITLSSAANSNASPLINAGEIFDILRLGGRTHTRDVIALNAMKSSLRNPPLDWNGDPCLPLNYTWTGITCFEGERIRVVTLNLTSMGLSGSLSSSIANLTALTGIWLGNNSLSGTIPNLSSLRLLEVLHLEDNQFNGDIPSSLGEVRSLRELFLQNNNLTGRIPDSLVGKPGLDLRTSGNQFLSPSPS, from the exons ATGTCTACTCCTTCCTTTCTACTCTCACTTTCCTTCCTTTTCCTCTCCTTTCTCTCCATTTCTCTCTCCCAACAACCACCCAAAG GATATTTGATTGATTGTGGCGCCACTTCCAAAACCGCCATCGACGACCGAGAATGGCTTCCCGACGAGGATTTCATCTCCACCGGTTCATCAAAGAACCTAACGGTTCCCCGTCTCATTCCCACTTTCTCCACCGTCCGATCGTTTCCTCTTCAAAACAATCTTCGCCGTAAGTTCTGCTACACGGCGCGCGTTTACAAAGGTGCGAGATACCTAATCAGGACGGCTTACTACTACGGGGGAGTCAACGGCGTGAATTTTCCTTCGCCTCCCGTTTTCGATCAGATAGTGGACGGCACGTTTTGGAGAGTGGTAAATACGACGGAAGACTATCGGAAGGGCTCGACGTCGTCCTACGAAGCTGTGTTTGAAGCTAAAGGGACTACCATGAGCGTTTGTATTGCTTCGAATACGTATACGGAGTCCGACCCGTTTATTTCAAGTTTGGAGATGCTTCTTTTGGGGGATTCGCTTTATAATACTACAAATTTTGATTCTTATGCTTTGAGTTTAGTTGCGAGGCACAGTTTTGGACATAATCGATCCGTTATTAG TTACCCTGATGATCTCTTTGATCGATATTGGGAGCCATATGCAGAAAATGTTTCTGTTATAGCAAGCAATAACACTCCATCTGTTTCTGGGTTCTGGAATATACCCccttcaaaaatatttgaaagcgCACTTTCAACAGATCAGTTGGAACCCCTGGAGTTGAGATGGCCACCTTTGTCACTTCCGAACTCAACTTACTACATTGCTTTGTATTTTGCGGATCATCGTGATTCAATGCTTTCAGGCTCAAGAGTGCTTCACATACACATAAATGAAGTAAGGTATATTAGCAATTTGGAAGTGACTTCAGCAGGAGCTGCGGTCTTCGCAACCAGATGGCCACTTGAAGGTCAAACAAAGATTACTTTGAGTTCCGCTGCCAATTCGAATGCTAGTCCTTTAATCAATGCCGGGGAGATTTTTGATATACTTCGCCTAGGAGGAAGAACTCATACTAGGGATG TTATAGCtttaaatgcaatgaaaagCAGTTTGCGGAACCCTCCACTTGATTGGAATGGTGATCCTTGCCTGCCCCTTAATTACACATGGACTGGAATTACATGTTTTGAGGGTGAACGAATTCGTGTGGTTACTTT GAACTTGACTAGTATGGGTCTTTCAGGATCATTGTCTTCAAGCATTGCTAATTTAACTGCACTGACTGGCAT TTGGCTCGGTAATAACAGTTTATCAGGAACAATACCTAATCTCAGTTCTTTAAGGCTACTAGAAGTGTT GCATTTGGAAGATAATCAGTTCAATGGAGATATTCCCTCATCACTTGGAGAAGTGAGAAGCTTGCGTGAACT ATTCTTACAAAACAATAATCTGACTGGGCGAATACCGGATAGTCTTGTAGGAAAACCTGGACTGGACTTGAG GACTTCCGGAAATCAGTTTTTATCCCCGTCACCTTCTTAA
- the LOC105800505 gene encoding uncharacterized protein LOC105800505, whose protein sequence is MAMEAVQASSRNSMETNSSPRISFSADLLDETNFISINPHSQTDDADKDKDKTATARVAVADFEFLSSNVSSHAMLTADELFFEGKLLPFWQMHHSEKLKQINLRKESGGDGEGDGDDDEREVVENKEESSRVSWFVDDDPSPRPPKCTVLWKELLRLKKQRATSSLSPSSSSSSSSSSSLADVAEEGKQGSGNRDNKHVKRIKKGLERTRSASIRIRPMINVPICTQVKSSALPPLFPLKKGRILER, encoded by the coding sequence ATGGCCATGGAAGCTGTTCAAGCAAGCTCAAGAAATAGCATGGAGACAAATTCAAGCCCCAGGATTTCATTCTCAGCTGATCTTCTTGATGAAACCAACTTCATATCCATCAACCCACATTCTCAAACCGACGACGCAGACAAGGACAAAGACAAAACGGCAACAGCAAGGGTTGCTGTTGCAGATTTTGAGTTCCTTTCAAGCAATGTGAGCAGCCATGCCATGTTGACAGCCGATGAGCTTTTCTTTGAAGGGAAACTGCTTCCCTTTTGGCAAATGCATCATTCCGAGAAGCTCAAACAAATCAACCTAAGAAAAGAAAGCGGCGGTGATGGCGAGGGCGATGGTGATGACGATGAGCGTGAAGTGGTGGAAAACAAGGAGGAGAGTAGTAGGGTGAGTTGGTTTGTTGATGATGACCCGTCACCGAGACCACCGAAATGTACGGTGTTGTGGAAAGAGTTGCTGAGGTTGAAGAAACAACGGGCGACGTCATCGTTGTCACCGTCGTCGTCTTCGTCATCGTCGTCGTCGAGCTCGTTGGCCGATGTAGCCGAAGAAGGGAAACAAGGATCAGGGAATAGAGATAATAAGCATGTGAAGAGGATAAAGAAAGGGTTGGAAAGAACAAGATCAGCAAGTATTAGGATCAGGCCAATGATTAATGTGCCTATTTGCACACAAGTCAAAAGCAGTGCATTGCCTCCTCTGTTTCCACTCAAGAAAGGAAGAATATTAGAAAGGTGA